A single window of Alphaproteobacteria bacterium DNA harbors:
- a CDS encoding RDD family protein: MIYGGFWRRAVAAIVDGLILYLVAGLIHIVTGVPLGIHIAAYKSGQALSVVYSDPAIWIPTMCAILAHWLYYSCFISSKFQSSPGMMALRMKVTGYDGEGISFGRATGRYFASIISGAIAMLGYLMIAFTPRKQALHDYIAGTLVVRDSAVK; encoded by the coding sequence ATGATCTATGGAGGTTTTTGGCGCCGAGCAGTCGCCGCGATCGTAGATGGATTGATTTTATACTTAGTTGCAGGACTGATCCATATCGTGACGGGTGTGCCGCTAGGGATTCACATCGCTGCATATAAATCCGGACAGGCACTTTCAGTTGTCTACTCCGACCCTGCAATATGGATTCCAACTATGTGCGCTATACTGGCACATTGGTTGTATTATTCCTGCTTCATAAGCTCTAAATTCCAATCAAGTCCAGGAATGATGGCGCTTCGTATGAAAGTGACAGGCTATGATGGTGAGGGCATTAGCTTTGGACGCGCAACGGGTCGTTACTTTGCGTCAATTATATCTGGTGCAATTGCTATGCTCGGATATTTGATGATCGCCTTCACACCAAGGAAGCAAGCTCTTCATGACTACATTGCAGGCACGCTTGTCGTTCGTGACAGTGCTGTAAAGTAA